The genomic segment GTATGGATGACGTAGCCCTGCGTCTCGCGGATGTTCCGGCTCGTGTCCTTGAGCCGCTCTTCCTTTTCCCCGACCGAGATCGAGAGCATGGGCGGGGCGTGAGACATCACGGTGAAGAAGCTGAAGGGGGCCAGGTTGACGTGGCCCTCGTGGCTGATGGTGCTCACCCAGGCGATGGGCCGGGGAACCACCGAGCCGGTCAGCAGGCGGTAGGTCTGCCGCCAGTCCAGGTCGGCGGGGTCGATCGTTCGGAAGGCCATGCGGTCGAGTCCTCCTGCGTTTCAGGGAAAAAGCGGTTTCCGTTAAAAGTCAGCGGGGGTCAGAACCCCTCGTCGTATTCGTAGACGAGGCCGTCCGGCTCGTCCGGGTCCGCGGGCCGGGTGTTTCCGGGTATCGCGGCGGAGCCCTCCCCTGCCGCGGGAATGACATCTTCATCGAGCGTCCATCTTTCGTAAAGCGTCTCGGGGAGCTCGGCCATGAAGCGCGAAAGGCGCGAAAAGGTGGTCATCCGATGGGTGTCGCTCTCCATCATCGGCTGGCAGAGGTAGAGCTCATCCTTCGCCCGGGTGAGGGCGACGTAGAAAAGACGCCTTTCCTCCTCCTCCCCGCCCGCGTCCCCGAGCGCGCGCGCGTGCGGAAAGCGGCTGTCGGTCAGCCAGATCATGAAGACGGACTTCCACTCG from the bacterium genome contains:
- a CDS encoding ATP-binding domain-containing protein, which gives rise to RFYESFMENTFENAPARIEDVRQLAEFALQYESAAVFLSELALMGTVAAEVAAPGGEEGPDEAVVLSSVHQAKGLEWKSVFMIWLTDSRFPHARALGDAGGEEEERRLFYVALTRAKDELYLCQPMMESDTHRMTTFSRLSRFMAELPETLYERWTLDEDVIPAAGEGSAAIPGNTRPADPDEPDGLVYEYDEGF